The following are encoded in a window of Mycobacterium sp. ELW1 genomic DNA:
- a CDS encoding transporter substrate-binding domain-containing protein — protein MRPLTFGALAIAATLTACVAPPVAWAGGPAVLKVCTTGDYRPLTYRDPATGQYSGVDIDMAADLAAHLGRTPVFVPTTWSTLVADLTSPGRCDIAMGGITDTPERRRDVDVTRAYLAGGKTALVPAANAERLVTIEQINQPDVRVIENIGGTNERFARTHFPDAQLTIWPDNTTIFDQLATGGADVMVTDAIEAIYQSSLHPELVAQHPADPFTSEVKAYLLPKGSPIAAATDVWLVGALHDGTYADSYQRWLHAPAPDPPS, from the coding sequence ATGCGGCCGTTGACCTTTGGCGCACTCGCCATTGCCGCGACGCTCACCGCGTGCGTCGCGCCGCCGGTCGCCTGGGCAGGCGGGCCGGCCGTCCTGAAGGTCTGCACCACCGGCGACTACCGGCCCCTGACCTACCGCGACCCGGCGACAGGACAGTACAGCGGGGTCGACATCGACATGGCCGCCGACTTGGCCGCGCATCTCGGGCGCACTCCGGTGTTCGTGCCGACCACCTGGTCGACGCTGGTCGCGGACCTCACCTCACCGGGACGATGCGATATCGCGATGGGCGGCATCACCGACACCCCGGAGCGCCGCCGCGACGTCGACGTCACCCGGGCCTACCTGGCCGGCGGCAAGACCGCGCTGGTCCCGGCGGCCAACGCCGAGCGGCTGGTGACCATCGAGCAGATCAACCAGCCCGATGTGCGGGTCATCGAGAACATCGGCGGCACCAACGAACGTTTCGCCCGCACTCACTTCCCCGACGCGCAGCTCACGATCTGGCCGGACAACACCACCATCTTCGATCAGCTCGCGACCGGCGGGGCCGACGTCATGGTCACCGACGCCATCGAAGCCATCTACCAGTCGTCGCTGCACCCCGAGTTGGTGGCCCAGCACCCCGCGGATCCCTTCACCTCCGAGGTCAAGGCCTACCTACTGCCCAAGGGCAGTCCCATCGCCGCTGCGACCGACGTCTGGCTCGTCGGCGCGCTCCACGACGGAACCTACGCCGACAGCTACCAACGGTGGCTGCACGCGCCGGCACCCGACCCGCCCAGCTAG
- a CDS encoding enoyl-CoA hydratase/isomerase family protein yields MSLVTYQLEDHVATITLNRPEARNAINGPLRQGINAAWDRFRDEEDAWVGILTATGDVFCAGGDLKDGEGSVGTFGGTFWEKPTINSFESGMELFKPTIAAVHGPCVGYGVTGVLFCDFVIASTEATFSFPEVSLGMPTIVGAIRLPHRVGWANAMELLLTGKPISAERAKEIGLVWKLVEPQDLQAEAQAWARTLTEAAPLAQRATKEVAWRTADMGWIESVRFGEVMRKVAGATEDVGEGLQAWREKRRPQWKGR; encoded by the coding sequence ATGAGCCTCGTCACCTACCAACTGGAAGACCACGTCGCGACGATCACCCTCAACCGGCCCGAAGCGCGCAACGCCATCAACGGCCCGCTCCGCCAGGGCATCAACGCCGCATGGGATCGGTTCCGTGACGAGGAGGACGCCTGGGTGGGGATTCTGACCGCCACCGGCGACGTCTTCTGCGCCGGTGGTGACCTCAAAGACGGCGAGGGCTCGGTGGGCACCTTCGGCGGGACGTTCTGGGAGAAGCCGACGATCAATTCGTTCGAGTCCGGCATGGAACTGTTCAAACCCACGATCGCGGCCGTGCACGGTCCCTGCGTCGGCTACGGAGTCACCGGGGTCCTGTTCTGCGACTTTGTGATCGCATCGACCGAAGCCACGTTCAGCTTCCCCGAAGTGTCCCTGGGCATGCCGACCATCGTCGGCGCCATTCGGTTGCCGCACCGCGTCGGCTGGGCCAACGCCATGGAGCTGCTGCTCACGGGCAAGCCCATCAGCGCCGAGCGGGCCAAGGAGATCGGGCTGGTGTGGAAGCTCGTCGAACCCCAGGACCTGCAGGCCGAAGCCCAGGCCTGGGCCAGAACCCTGACCGAAGCCGCGCCGCTGGCGCAGCGAGCCACCAAGGAAGTGGCCTGGCGGACCGCCGACATGGGCTGGATCGAGTCGGTGCGTTTCGGCGAGGTCATGCGCAAGGTCGCCGGCGCCACCGAGGATGTCGGCGAAGGCCTGCAGGCATGGCGGGAGAAGCGCAGGCCGCAGTGGAAGGGCCGCTGA
- a CDS encoding acyl-CoA thioesterase domain-containing protein, translated as MNSGMVLSKRTAAASSAIGIRPAYFVQHPNGTFRPTPSAAASWSEGLLSGQAIAGLAASTLERKYGSVGYLPTRLTLDLLKPARAVPTHTQTRLIRHGNRMRTAECDIIQDDWIVARATLLQYRQSRTPDRSDAAPAQPAGSPTDTEDHALYVDGDGTGWSPMGEQNTAGRKRAYYGGLDAVAGLPATPFVRAAVVAEAAANLVTNLGAGDMGYINGDLTVAMSRLPRGVFIGVQADTHFAENGVSVGSATLFDDAGAFGTSMVTAVASPAGRSSTRLRD; from the coding sequence ATGAACAGTGGCATGGTGTTGTCGAAGCGCACGGCAGCGGCTTCGAGCGCAATCGGTATCCGTCCGGCGTATTTCGTTCAGCACCCGAACGGCACCTTCCGGCCCACCCCGTCGGCGGCGGCATCCTGGAGCGAGGGTCTGCTCAGCGGTCAGGCGATCGCCGGGCTCGCGGCATCGACGCTGGAACGCAAGTACGGCAGTGTCGGATACCTGCCCACCCGGCTGACGCTCGACCTGCTCAAACCTGCCCGCGCCGTCCCCACCCATACCCAGACGCGGCTGATCCGGCACGGAAACCGCATGCGTACCGCTGAATGCGACATCATCCAGGACGATTGGATCGTGGCACGCGCAACTCTGTTGCAGTACCGGCAATCTCGTACACCGGACCGGTCGGACGCCGCGCCGGCACAGCCCGCCGGCTCGCCGACCGACACCGAGGACCACGCCCTCTACGTCGACGGCGACGGAACCGGCTGGAGCCCGATGGGCGAGCAGAACACTGCCGGACGCAAGCGGGCGTACTACGGCGGTCTGGACGCGGTGGCCGGTCTGCCGGCGACGCCCTTCGTCCGCGCGGCGGTGGTCGCCGAGGCGGCGGCGAACCTGGTGACCAACCTGGGCGCCGGTGACATGGGCTATATCAACGGGGACCTGACGGTGGCCATGTCCCGGCTGCCCCGCGGCGTGTTCATCGGTGTGCAAGCCGACACGCACTTCGCCGAGAACGGAGTGTCGGTGGGCAGCGCCACCCTGTTCGACGATGCGGGTGCGTTCGGCACCAGCATGGTCACCGCGGTTGCGAGTCCCGCCGGCCGCAGCAGCACCCGCCTGCGCGACTGA
- a CDS encoding thiocyanate hydrolase, with the protein MTPEPLQQIVDRNQVWPVMAAKYGVENPVPPWKTSLDGLCDALDHAACEADIPTFKERRDEEDDLSATMYADLPYPESQLVSLAHSLLSRGVITEDELQQRLSAVRARLEA; encoded by the coding sequence ATGACACCCGAGCCGTTACAGCAGATTGTCGACCGCAATCAGGTCTGGCCGGTGATGGCGGCCAAATACGGGGTGGAGAACCCGGTGCCGCCGTGGAAGACCAGCCTCGACGGGCTTTGTGACGCACTCGATCACGCAGCGTGTGAGGCCGACATCCCGACGTTCAAAGAACGCCGCGACGAGGAGGACGACCTGTCGGCCACCATGTATGCCGACCTCCCCTACCCCGAGAGCCAGCTGGTCTCCTTGGCGCACTCGCTGCTGTCCCGCGGAGTCATCACCGAAGATGAACTGCAACAACGTCTTTCCGCCGTCCGAGCCCGGCTGGAGGCCTGA
- the scnC gene encoding thiocyanate hydrolase subunit gamma, whose product MTDHGHDHDHDHDRTVKPMVDEITDFEVLEIALRELCIEKGIFTAEEHRRFTEFAEQIGPTPAARLVARAWLDPDFKALALAEPMTASKEVGVDWLEPTGFGTPSDFTAFQILEDTPGLHNVIVCALCSCYPRPILGNSPEWYRTPNYRRRLVRWPRQVLAEFGLYLSDDVEVRVQDSNQKHRFMVMPMRPEGTDGWTEDQLTEIITRDCLIGVALPKPGVTTNVITDTRPAVHPVGE is encoded by the coding sequence ATGACCGACCACGGCCACGATCACGACCATGACCACGACCGCACCGTCAAGCCGATGGTCGACGAGATCACCGACTTCGAGGTGCTCGAGATCGCGCTGCGCGAATTGTGCATCGAGAAGGGCATTTTCACCGCCGAGGAGCACCGCCGCTTCACCGAGTTCGCCGAGCAGATCGGCCCCACACCGGCGGCTCGCCTGGTGGCCCGGGCCTGGCTGGATCCCGACTTCAAAGCCCTTGCCCTCGCCGAACCGATGACCGCCAGCAAGGAGGTCGGTGTCGACTGGCTCGAGCCGACCGGCTTCGGCACCCCCAGCGACTTCACCGCGTTCCAGATCCTCGAAGACACCCCGGGTCTGCACAACGTGATCGTCTGCGCCCTCTGCTCCTGCTACCCGCGGCCCATCCTCGGTAACTCCCCCGAGTGGTACCGCACCCCGAACTACCGGCGGCGGCTGGTGCGCTGGCCCCGGCAGGTTCTCGCCGAGTTCGGGCTCTACCTATCCGACGACGTCGAAGTCCGCGTGCAGGATTCCAACCAGAAGCACCGCTTCATGGTCATGCCGATGCGACCCGAGGGCACCGACGGCTGGACCGAGGATCAGCTGACCGAGATCATCACCCGCGACTGCCTGATCGGCGTCGCGCTGCCGAAGCCCGGGGTGACCACCAATGTCATCACCGACACCCGGCCCGCTGTGCATCCGGTCGGCGAATGA
- a CDS encoding SH3-like domain-containing protein, with translation MSTAAERADQLALVARLKSAYPELPDAPTPDLLDHARFVAYMKPVHDVGGEPDAPMKYENKDYEYWEHMTYVICEVLAWRGIWLSEERRRIGNVDVQRAVYLGFPYYGRWLLSVARVLIEKHHIGLTELTERMAEVKERYAGGLEGKTLAARPKFEGDGSQVKRNSHIVHAQGKGDPQVYAGKAGEPRFTVGDRVVVRELPVLFYTRTPEYVRGATGVIDAVAYESPAAEDETWDIPDAKPEWFYIVKFSMSELWNDFNGPDSDSLRTEIPEHWLAPA, from the coding sequence ATGAGCACTGCCGCAGAACGCGCCGATCAGCTGGCATTGGTGGCCCGTCTCAAGTCCGCTTATCCCGAGTTGCCGGACGCTCCCACTCCGGATCTGCTCGACCACGCGCGGTTCGTCGCCTACATGAAGCCGGTGCACGACGTCGGCGGCGAGCCGGACGCCCCGATGAAGTACGAGAACAAGGACTACGAGTACTGGGAGCACATGACGTATGTCATCTGCGAGGTGCTGGCGTGGCGCGGAATCTGGCTCTCGGAGGAACGGCGCCGGATCGGCAACGTCGACGTCCAGCGCGCCGTCTATCTGGGCTTCCCGTACTACGGCCGCTGGCTGCTGTCGGTGGCCCGAGTCCTGATCGAAAAGCACCACATCGGTCTCACCGAGCTGACCGAGCGGATGGCGGAGGTCAAGGAACGCTACGCGGGCGGACTGGAGGGAAAGACGCTGGCGGCCAGGCCCAAGTTCGAAGGTGACGGATCGCAGGTCAAGCGCAACAGTCACATCGTGCATGCCCAGGGCAAGGGCGACCCGCAGGTGTACGCGGGCAAGGCAGGCGAACCGAGGTTCACGGTCGGCGACCGGGTCGTCGTCCGCGAACTGCCGGTGCTGTTCTACACCCGCACCCCCGAGTACGTCCGCGGCGCCACGGGCGTCATCGATGCGGTGGCCTACGAAAGCCCGGCCGCCGAGGACGAAACCTGGGACATCCCCGACGCCAAGCCCGAATGGTTCTACATCGTCAAATTCAGCATGTCCGAGCTGTGGAACGACTTCAACGGCCCGGACAGCGACAGCTTGCGCACCGAAATCCCCGAGCACTGGCTTGCACCCGCATAG
- a CDS encoding isoprenylcysteine carboxyl methyltransferase family protein — protein MFYYGFILAIGAERLVELAVSRRNARWSFAQGGQEFGRGHYPVMVGMHTLLLVSCIVEVATLHRPFLPWLGWPMVAIVAASTALRWWCVSTLGKRWNPRLIVIKGAPLVDRGPYRWMHHPNYTAVVAEVVALPLVHSAWTTAIVFSIANALVLTVRIRAENAALGYA, from the coding sequence ATGTTCTATTACGGGTTCATCCTCGCGATCGGCGCCGAACGTCTTGTCGAGCTGGCGGTGTCACGGCGCAACGCCCGATGGTCCTTCGCCCAGGGCGGCCAGGAGTTCGGCCGCGGGCACTATCCGGTGATGGTCGGCATGCACACCTTGCTGCTGGTGTCCTGCATCGTCGAAGTGGCGACCCTGCACCGGCCGTTCCTGCCCTGGCTCGGCTGGCCGATGGTGGCGATCGTGGCCGCCAGCACCGCGCTGCGCTGGTGGTGCGTGTCCACGCTGGGTAAGCGCTGGAATCCGCGGCTGATCGTCATCAAGGGTGCGCCCTTGGTCGACCGTGGGCCCTATCGCTGGATGCACCATCCCAACTACACCGCGGTGGTCGCCGAAGTGGTGGCGCTGCCCCTGGTGCACTCAGCCTGGACCACCGCCATCGTGTTCAGCATCGCCAACGCGCTGGTGCTCACCGTGCGTATCCGCGCCGAGAACGCGGCGCTGGGCTACGCCTGA
- a CDS encoding Tex family protein: MTSSPTLKSVNARLAEELAVAEARVAAAVRLLDEGATVPFIARYRKEVTGSLDDGQLRDLEERLRYLRELDERRDAVLASIDEQGKLTDELRSALLSADTKSRIEDIYLPYKPKRRTKAQIAREAGLEPLADRLLADPAVAPETAAAEFLTADVADAAAALDGARHILVERAAEDAELVGAIRTKFWAEGAVRTAPFSDEAAKSPAAQKFRDYFEFTERLEDMPSHRVLAVMRGEKEQALAVRFDGGSDDAYEVMVANALGVDLTAKAAATPWLTTTVRLAWRTRLMISGAVDARMRLRQRAEEDAVAVFAKNLKDLLLAAPAGTRTTLGLDPGFRTGVKVAVVDDTGKVLDTCAVYPHQPQRQWDSAKATLAALVARHGVELIAIGNGTASRETDALATELIADIRAAGASAPAKAMVSEAGASVYSASAYAARELPSLDVTVRGAVSIARRLQDPLAELVKIEPKSIGVGQYQHDVTPGTLARSLDAVVEDAVNAVGVDLNTASVPLLSRVSGVSESLAEAIVAYREKTGPFRSRTALLDVPRLGPKAFEQCAGFLRIRGGDDALDASGVHPEAYPVVRRILDRSGITMAELIGNERALRTLRPADFADDRFGVPTVTDILAELEKPGRDPRPAFSTATFAAGVEKVADLKVGMVLEGVVTNVAAFGAFVDVGVHQDGLVHVSAMSDRFVSDPHEVVRSGQVVRVKVVDVDVDRQRIGLTLRLGDEPKAKQTKGSGRSSAPAGRSERRQPARGGDGGRRDRDNRSSGAMAQALRDAGFGR; this comes from the coding sequence GTGACTTCGAGCCCAACCCTCAAATCTGTAAATGCCCGTCTTGCTGAAGAACTCGCCGTCGCAGAGGCCCGGGTGGCCGCCGCGGTCCGGCTGCTCGACGAGGGTGCGACCGTTCCGTTCATCGCCCGCTACCGCAAGGAAGTCACCGGCAGCCTGGACGACGGTCAGCTGCGCGACCTCGAGGAGCGGCTGCGTTATCTGCGCGAGCTCGACGAACGACGGGACGCGGTGCTCGCGTCGATCGACGAGCAGGGCAAGCTGACCGACGAGCTGAGGTCCGCGCTGCTGAGCGCCGACACGAAGTCTCGGATCGAGGACATCTACCTGCCGTACAAGCCGAAACGGCGTACCAAAGCCCAGATCGCCAGGGAAGCAGGCCTCGAGCCGCTCGCCGACCGTCTGCTCGCCGACCCCGCTGTCGCCCCCGAAACCGCCGCTGCCGAATTCCTCACCGCCGACGTCGCCGACGCCGCGGCGGCACTCGACGGCGCGCGGCACATCCTCGTCGAACGGGCGGCCGAGGATGCCGAGCTGGTGGGTGCGATCCGGACCAAGTTCTGGGCCGAGGGTGCGGTGCGGACCGCACCGTTCTCCGACGAGGCCGCGAAGAGCCCAGCGGCACAGAAGTTTCGGGACTACTTCGAATTCACCGAGCGGCTGGAGGACATGCCCTCGCACCGGGTGCTGGCGGTGATGCGCGGAGAGAAGGAACAAGCCCTCGCCGTGCGCTTCGACGGCGGCAGCGACGACGCCTACGAGGTGATGGTCGCCAACGCCCTCGGCGTCGATCTGACCGCCAAAGCTGCGGCCACCCCATGGCTGACCACCACGGTCCGGCTGGCCTGGCGCACCCGGCTGATGATCTCCGGTGCGGTCGATGCCCGGATGCGGTTGCGTCAGCGCGCCGAAGAGGACGCCGTGGCCGTCTTCGCCAAAAATCTCAAGGATCTGCTGCTGGCGGCGCCTGCCGGTACCCGCACCACGCTCGGACTCGATCCGGGGTTCCGCACCGGGGTCAAGGTCGCCGTCGTCGACGACACCGGCAAGGTGCTCGACACCTGCGCGGTCTACCCACATCAGCCTCAGCGCCAATGGGATTCGGCCAAGGCGACCCTGGCCGCCCTGGTTGCCCGGCACGGCGTCGAGCTGATTGCGATCGGTAACGGCACCGCGTCCCGGGAGACCGATGCACTGGCCACCGAGCTGATCGCCGACATTCGCGCGGCGGGTGCCAGCGCACCGGCGAAGGCTATGGTCAGCGAGGCCGGGGCGTCGGTGTATTCGGCGTCGGCCTACGCCGCCCGCGAGCTGCCGAGTCTGGACGTGACGGTCCGCGGTGCGGTGTCGATCGCCCGCCGCCTGCAGGATCCGCTGGCCGAACTGGTGAAGATCGAACCGAAGTCGATCGGCGTCGGCCAGTACCAGCACGACGTCACCCCCGGCACCCTGGCCCGCAGCCTCGATGCGGTGGTGGAGGACGCAGTGAACGCCGTCGGGGTCGACCTGAACACCGCGTCGGTTCCGCTGCTGTCGCGGGTGTCGGGAGTCTCCGAGTCGTTGGCCGAAGCGATCGTGGCCTACCGCGAGAAGACCGGTCCGTTCCGCAGCCGCACCGCCTTGCTCGATGTTCCACGCCTGGGCCCCAAAGCCTTTGAACAGTGCGCCGGCTTCCTACGGATCCGCGGCGGTGACGACGCCCTCGACGCCTCGGGCGTCCACCCGGAGGCCTATCCGGTGGTGCGGCGCATTTTGGACCGTTCGGGTATCACGATGGCCGAATTGATCGGCAACGAACGAGCGTTGCGGACACTGCGGCCGGCCGACTTCGCCGACGACCGCTTCGGCGTGCCCACGGTGACCGACATCCTCGCCGAGCTGGAAAAGCCGGGCCGCGATCCGCGGCCGGCCTTCTCCACCGCGACCTTCGCCGCAGGTGTGGAGAAGGTGGCCGATCTCAAGGTCGGAATGGTGCTCGAAGGTGTCGTGACCAACGTCGCGGCGTTCGGCGCCTTCGTCGACGTCGGTGTCCATCAAGACGGTTTGGTGCACGTCTCGGCGATGTCGGACCGATTCGTGTCCGATCCGCATGAAGTGGTGCGCTCGGGTCAGGTGGTGCGGGTCAAGGTCGTCGACGTCGACGTGGATCGCCAGCGGATCGGACTCACCCTGCGCCTCGGTGATGAACCGAAAGCCAAGCAGACCAAGGGCTCTGGGCGCAGTAGCGCGCCTGCCGGCCGTAGCGAGCGGCGCCAGCCCGCTCGTGGCGGCGACGGCGGGCGGCGGGACCGCGACAACCGATCATCCGGCGCGATGGCACAAGCCTTGCGCGACGCCGGTTTCGGCCGATAA
- a CDS encoding pyridoxamine 5'-phosphate oxidase family protein, protein MPRQLTESEWQEFLAAKHVAVLSVATTDGRPPASIPIWYQYTPGGDIQFSTGPSTRKARLIAEAGAATLVVQDEEPPYRYVVVEGTLVDTTDPTPPEVLEKIAVRYLGEDGGRQFLQSMAGHANVLFTIRPDRWLTADFSDEL, encoded by the coding sequence ATGCCCAGACAACTGACCGAGTCCGAGTGGCAGGAGTTCCTCGCCGCCAAACATGTGGCGGTGCTGTCCGTCGCCACCACCGACGGCCGGCCGCCGGCCAGCATTCCGATCTGGTACCAGTACACCCCCGGCGGGGACATCCAGTTCTCCACCGGTCCGTCGACCCGCAAGGCGCGGCTGATCGCCGAGGCCGGCGCGGCGACGCTGGTAGTCCAAGACGAGGAGCCGCCGTACCGCTACGTCGTCGTCGAGGGCACCCTGGTCGACACCACCGACCCGACGCCGCCGGAGGTCCTGGAGAAGATCGCGGTGCGCTACCTCGGTGAGGACGGTGGGCGTCAGTTCCTCCAGTCCATGGCGGGCCACGCCAACGTGCTGTTCACGATCCGGCCCGACCGTTGGCTGACTGCTGACTTCTCCGACGAGTTGTAG